A genomic region of Deltaproteobacteria bacterium contains the following coding sequences:
- a CDS encoding FAD-dependent oxidoreductase has product MGAAYSKLMSPGRIGRLELRNRIIVTSMGVCLAEDDGSAGDRIVAYHEEQARGGAGLVLMGVTGVAWPVGAVIPNQLAISDDRFLPGLRRVAKAVHAHGAKIAAQLHHGGLVAGYAALDGHPLWAPSPPKATSAEFVAYFLREELAAFAGGSMPRVNVLEKSNIALVASQFGAAARRAREAGFDGCEVHGGHGYLISSFLSPSSNTRTDEYGGSLENRARFMLEVVAAIRAAVGADFPLWMKLDSAEHGKAVGTTLEDALAVAGMLERAGVDAITVTSYHDTAQPKLHSGSNIPHQPELNIPNASAIKARVRIPVIASGRVEPERADALIAAGAFDLLAMGRKLLADPQLPNKLAAGKPEEIRPCIYCYTCVSNIYLRKPTRCAVNPALGFDHLQTRAAAPKGKRFVVIGAGPAGMEAARRLDAEGNRVVLLERSDRLGGTLRFASLSYEANERLLAWLERELARSRVEVRLRTEATPELLRTLAPDEVVVATGAVRALPPIPGAEQDHVLSGDDLRALMLGESSDALKRKTGLATRLATRVGAATGVTASPELVRRATRQWMPLGKRIAILGGELVGLELAEFLAERGRSVTVIEESAQLGRWLSVVLRMRLIPELREHGVALFAGTKDLRIAADAVSFTASDGAAQRVAADHVIVAQGARGDSSFAASLRAAGFVVREAGDCTGVGYLEGAMRGAARAVLGTAAVPPL; this is encoded by the coding sequence ATGGGTGCCGCCTACTCGAAGCTGATGTCGCCGGGCCGCATCGGCCGGCTCGAGCTGCGCAACCGCATCATCGTCACGTCGATGGGCGTGTGCCTCGCCGAGGACGACGGCAGCGCGGGCGACCGCATCGTCGCGTACCACGAAGAGCAAGCGCGCGGCGGCGCGGGGCTCGTGCTCATGGGAGTCACCGGCGTCGCGTGGCCGGTCGGCGCGGTGATCCCGAACCAACTCGCGATCTCGGACGATCGTTTCTTGCCGGGCCTGCGCCGCGTCGCGAAGGCGGTGCATGCGCACGGAGCGAAGATCGCGGCGCAGCTCCATCACGGCGGTCTGGTCGCCGGCTACGCCGCGCTCGACGGCCACCCGCTGTGGGCGCCTTCGCCCCCGAAGGCGACCTCGGCGGAGTTCGTCGCCTACTTTCTTCGTGAAGAGCTCGCCGCGTTCGCAGGTGGATCGATGCCGCGCGTGAACGTGCTCGAGAAGAGCAACATCGCGCTCGTTGCATCGCAGTTCGGCGCGGCCGCGCGCCGAGCGCGCGAGGCGGGCTTCGACGGCTGCGAAGTGCACGGCGGTCACGGCTACCTGATCTCGTCGTTCCTCTCGCCGTCGTCGAACACGCGCACGGACGAATACGGCGGCTCACTCGAGAACCGCGCGCGCTTCATGCTCGAAGTCGTCGCTGCGATTCGCGCGGCCGTCGGCGCGGACTTCCCGCTCTGGATGAAGCTCGACTCCGCGGAGCACGGCAAAGCGGTGGGCACCACGCTCGAGGACGCGCTCGCCGTCGCCGGCATGCTCGAGCGCGCGGGCGTCGACGCGATCACCGTCACTTCGTATCACGACACCGCGCAGCCGAAGCTGCACTCGGGCTCGAACATCCCGCATCAGCCCGAGCTGAACATTCCCAACGCCAGCGCGATCAAGGCGCGCGTGCGGATCCCCGTGATCGCCTCGGGTCGCGTCGAGCCGGAGCGCGCGGACGCGCTGATCGCCGCGGGCGCCTTCGACTTACTCGCGATGGGCCGCAAGCTGCTCGCCGACCCGCAACTCCCTAACAAGCTCGCCGCGGGCAAACCCGAAGAAATTCGCCCGTGCATCTACTGCTACACGTGCGTCAGCAACATCTACCTGCGCAAGCCGACGCGCTGCGCGGTCAATCCCGCGCTCGGCTTCGACCACCTGCAAACGCGCGCAGCGGCGCCGAAGGGCAAGCGCTTCGTCGTGATCGGCGCCGGCCCGGCGGGCATGGAAGCGGCGCGGCGCCTCGACGCGGAAGGCAATCGCGTCGTGCTGCTCGAGCGCAGCGATCGGCTCGGCGGCACGCTGCGCTTCGCGTCGCTCTCGTACGAAGCGAACGAGCGCCTGCTCGCGTGGCTCGAACGCGAGCTGGCGCGCTCGCGCGTCGAGGTGCGGCTGCGCACGGAGGCGACGCCGGAGTTGTTACGGACGCTCGCGCCCGACGAAGTCGTGGTCGCGACGGGCGCCGTGCGTGCGCTTCCGCCGATCCCTGGCGCGGAGCAGGATCACGTGCTCAGCGGGGACGACCTGCGCGCGCTGATGCTCGGCGAAAGCTCGGACGCGCTGAAGCGCAAGACTGGCCTCGCGACGCGGCTCGCCACGCGCGTGGGCGCGGCGACCGGCGTGACCGCGAGCCCGGAGCTCGTGCGGCGCGCGACGCGCCAGTGGATGCCGCTCGGCAAGCGCATCGCGATCCTCGGCGGCGAGCTGGTCGGCCTCGAGCTCGCGGAGTTTCTCGCCGAGCGCGGCCGCAGCGTGACGGTGATCGAGGAGAGCGCGCAGCTCGGGCGCTGGCTCAGCGTGGTGCTGCGCATGCGCCTCATCCCCGAGCTGCGCGAGCACGGCGTCGCGCTGTTCGCGGGTACGAAGGATCTGCGCATCGCCGCGGACGCCGTCTCCTTCACGGCGAGCGATGGAGCTGCACAGCGCGTTGCGGCAGACCACGTGATCGTGGCGCAAGGCGCGCGCGGCGACTCGAGTTTCGCCGCCTCGCTGCGCGCCGCGGGCTTCGTCGTGCGCGAAGCCGGCGACTGCACGGGCGTGGGCTACCTCGAAGGCGCGATGCGCGGCGCGGCGCGCGCCGTGCTCGGCACAGCGGCGGTGCCGCCGCTCTGA
- a CDS encoding DsbA family protein, with amino-acid sequence MSAELVKLYFDYKSPFAYLAAEPAFALPASYQVSVRWIPFTLRIKGKGERSQYSEWKARYSYVDARRWANRRGGFPIRGPKKVYDTAPALIGGLYAQRAGVFREYTLQAYARFFDHRLELDVADQIAALLAECGASADDYRAFLAGEGPKLLDACIEEAHADHVFGVPLFFFRGEPFWGNDRIPLLEERLREAGLAR; translated from the coding sequence ATGAGCGCCGAGCTCGTGAAGCTCTACTTCGACTACAAGAGCCCATTCGCCTATCTCGCCGCGGAGCCGGCCTTCGCGCTGCCGGCGAGTTATCAGGTTTCCGTGCGCTGGATCCCGTTCACGCTGCGCATCAAGGGCAAGGGCGAGCGCTCGCAGTACTCGGAATGGAAGGCGCGCTACTCGTACGTCGATGCCCGGCGCTGGGCGAATCGCCGCGGCGGTTTTCCGATTCGCGGGCCGAAGAAGGTCTACGACACCGCGCCCGCTCTGATCGGCGGCCTCTACGCGCAGCGCGCCGGCGTGTTCCGCGAGTACACGCTGCAGGCATACGCGCGCTTCTTCGATCATCGCCTCGAGCTCGACGTCGCGGACCAGATCGCAGCGCTCCTCGCCGAGTGCGGCGCGAGCGCCGACGATTACCGCGCGTTCCTCGCGGGCGAGGGCCCGAAGCTGCTCGACGCGTGCATCGAAGAAGCCCATGCCGATCACGTGTTCGGCGTGCCGCTGTTCTTCTTCCGCGGCGAGCCGTTCTGGGGCAACGACCGCATCCCGCTGCTCGAAGAACGCCTGCGCGAAGCCGGGCTGGCGCGCTGA
- a CDS encoding acyl--CoA ligase, translating into MSEQVRLGVRARLTGPGGPFEIVEEDVLGERMRVFKNRPRSLRDLLRASAAHGDKEYLVHDARRITYAQHLAHVASVAAALRERYGIARGDRVAILAANCAEWPLAFWATVSLGGIVAALNGWWTPDEIAYGVSDSAPKLLIGDRARLARARGLGLEIPVVEIESQFEELLRHAPGAALPEEPIAEDDAAVILYTSGTTGRPKGAVGSHRGIAGFVSTATYSGAENAVTDMTLAGGGAPAAAPKQGVTLAMSPMFHLSGLYATIVLQLALGGKLVMRSGRFDEAETIRLMARERVTTFAALGSMGPRIARHPELARHDLSCVENVGFGGAPVSPAVQELLRAAFPNASSQQGIGYGSSESVSAPTTIRGAEYVRHPTSAGRVIPTHELEIRDEHGKALPEGVEGEIHIRSPYLMLGYWGKPDATAKTIKPGRWLATGDIGRFENGLLYINSRARDMILRNAENVYPVEIEYRLEQHALVREAAVFGVDHEEWGQAVKAVVVPEADATLDSAELARWCGETLAAYKVPTAWEVRSEPLPRNPSGKVLKDVLRGGTNSFMEG; encoded by the coding sequence GTGTCGGAGCAGGTTCGGCTCGGCGTGCGCGCGAGACTCACGGGCCCCGGGGGCCCGTTCGAGATCGTCGAAGAGGACGTGCTCGGCGAGCGAATGCGCGTGTTCAAGAACCGCCCGCGCTCGCTCCGCGACTTGTTACGGGCGTCGGCAGCGCACGGCGACAAGGAGTACCTCGTCCACGACGCGCGGCGCATCACGTACGCGCAGCACCTCGCGCACGTGGCGAGCGTCGCGGCGGCGCTGCGCGAGCGGTACGGCATCGCGCGCGGCGACCGCGTGGCGATTCTCGCCGCGAACTGTGCGGAGTGGCCCCTCGCGTTCTGGGCGACGGTGAGCCTCGGCGGCATCGTCGCCGCGCTGAACGGCTGGTGGACGCCGGACGAGATCGCGTACGGCGTGTCGGACAGCGCGCCCAAGCTGCTGATCGGCGATCGCGCGCGGCTCGCGCGGGCACGCGGCCTCGGGCTCGAGATCCCCGTCGTCGAGATCGAGTCGCAGTTCGAGGAGTTGTTACGGCACGCGCCCGGCGCGGCGCTGCCGGAGGAGCCGATCGCCGAGGACGACGCCGCGGTGATCCTCTACACGAGCGGCACCACGGGGCGTCCGAAGGGCGCCGTCGGCTCGCATCGCGGAATCGCCGGCTTCGTCTCGACCGCCACCTACTCGGGCGCAGAGAATGCGGTGACCGACATGACTCTCGCCGGCGGCGGCGCGCCGGCGGCGGCGCCGAAGCAGGGCGTGACGCTCGCGATGTCTCCGATGTTCCACCTGTCGGGGCTCTACGCGACGATCGTGCTGCAGCTCGCGCTCGGCGGGAAGCTCGTGATGCGCTCCGGACGCTTCGACGAGGCGGAGACGATTCGCCTGATGGCGCGAGAGCGCGTCACGACGTTCGCCGCGCTCGGCTCGATGGGCCCGCGCATCGCGCGCCACCCGGAGCTCGCTCGGCACGACCTCTCGTGCGTCGAGAACGTCGGCTTCGGCGGCGCGCCGGTGAGCCCCGCCGTGCAGGAGTTGTTACGCGCCGCGTTCCCGAACGCGAGCTCGCAGCAGGGCATCGGCTACGGAAGCAGCGAGAGCGTCTCCGCGCCGACGACGATCCGCGGCGCCGAGTACGTGCGGCATCCCACCTCCGCCGGGCGCGTGATCCCCACGCACGAGCTCGAGATCCGAGACGAGCATGGGAAGGCGCTGCCCGAGGGCGTCGAGGGCGAGATCCACATCCGCAGCCCGTACCTGATGCTCGGTTATTGGGGAAAGCCGGACGCGACCGCGAAGACGATCAAGCCGGGCCGCTGGCTCGCGACCGGCGACATCGGCCGCTTCGAGAACGGGCTCCTCTACATCAACTCGCGCGCGCGCGACATGATCCTGCGCAACGCCGAGAACGTGTACCCCGTCGAGATCGAGTATCGGCTCGAGCAGCACGCCCTCGTGCGCGAGGCGGCGGTGTTCGGAGTCGACCACGAGGAGTGGGGCCAAGCGGTGAAGGCGGTCGTGGTGCCGGAAGCCGACGCCACGCTCGACAGCGCCGAGCTCGCGCGCTGGTGCGGCGAGACGCTCGCGGCATACAAGGTGCCGACGGCGTGGGAGGTGCGCAGCGAGCCACTGCCGCGCAACCCGAGCGGCAAGGTGCTGAAAGATGTCCTGCGCGGCGGCACGAACTCGTTCATGGAGGGCTAA
- a CDS encoding SDR family oxidoreductase, which translates to MRSKGGLEGKAVLVTGGGTGIGRACAAQLAADGAAVTIVGRTASKLEDAAKRIEAVAAFGGSVRFATADVTSEDDVQRALAKTLEATGKLDGVVANAGGGGALMPLHLQDTKEFLRVLHLNVLSTFLCVKHAVPLMVAAGGGSFVGMSSIAGGQTHPYFGAYTAGKAGVEALMRNAADEFGQSGLRFNAVRPGFISTEIMEGVPRSSATYQSYIENTPMNDVGEPEQVGELVRFLIGPESSWVTGQIIHVDGGHGLRRGPNFGHFIAPVLGEAAMRGNLPGRK; encoded by the coding sequence GTGCGCAGCAAAGGTGGGCTCGAGGGGAAGGCCGTACTTGTTACGGGTGGCGGCACCGGGATCGGGCGCGCCTGCGCGGCGCAGCTCGCGGCGGACGGCGCGGCGGTCACGATCGTGGGCCGCACCGCGAGCAAGCTCGAGGACGCGGCGAAGCGAATCGAGGCGGTCGCGGCGTTCGGCGGCAGCGTGCGCTTCGCGACTGCGGACGTGACGAGCGAAGACGACGTGCAGCGCGCGCTCGCGAAGACGCTGGAAGCGACCGGCAAGCTCGACGGTGTCGTCGCGAACGCGGGCGGCGGCGGCGCGCTGATGCCGCTGCACCTCCAGGACACGAAGGAGTTCCTGCGCGTGCTGCACTTGAACGTGCTGAGCACGTTCCTGTGCGTGAAGCACGCGGTGCCGCTGATGGTCGCTGCGGGCGGCGGCTCGTTCGTCGGCATGTCCTCGATCGCCGGCGGCCAGACGCATCCGTACTTCGGCGCCTACACCGCGGGCAAAGCGGGCGTCGAGGCGCTGATGCGCAACGCCGCCGACGAGTTCGGCCAGAGCGGGCTGCGCTTCAACGCGGTGCGCCCCGGCTTCATCTCGACCGAGATCATGGAAGGCGTGCCGCGCAGCAGCGCGACGTATCAGAGCTACATCGAGAACACGCCGATGAACGACGTCGGCGAACCCGAGCAGGTCGGCGAGCTCGTGCGCTTCTTGATCGGCCCCGAGTCGAGCTGGGTGACGGGACAAATCATCCACGTCGACGGCGGGCACGGCCTCCGGCGCGGCCCGAACTTCGGCCACTTCATCGCGCCCGTTCTCGGTGAAGCGGCGATGCGCGGCAACCTGCCCGGGAGGAAGTAG
- a CDS encoding LLM class F420-dependent oxidoreductase → MKIGCVFPTCEIGNDPIAIRDFAQAAEALGYSHLITYDHVLGAVHAGREPKLGGPYTEQNAFHEPLVLFGYLAALTKKLELVTGVIILPQRQTALVAKQCAELAILSGNRLKLGVGTGWNYVEYEALNESFATRGKRFDEQVELLRKLWATPVLDYQGRYHRVDRAGILPLPTKPIPIWFGGFSAPALKRAARTGDGFLFGAANATMLNFNTQLRAELEKTGRAKGFEIDAIVGYGDGPDGWRKSAETWKAAGATHFSMRAMSTGASLIGDKDPGFTSPQQHIDALAKFMAVVKDV, encoded by the coding sequence ATGAAAATCGGCTGCGTGTTTCCCACCTGCGAGATCGGCAACGACCCCATCGCGATTCGCGACTTCGCGCAGGCCGCCGAGGCGCTCGGCTACTCGCACCTGATCACGTACGACCACGTGCTCGGCGCCGTGCACGCGGGCCGCGAGCCGAAGCTCGGCGGGCCCTACACGGAGCAGAATGCGTTTCACGAGCCGTTAGTGCTGTTCGGCTACCTCGCGGCGCTCACCAAGAAGCTCGAGCTGGTGACGGGCGTGATCATCCTCCCGCAGCGCCAGACCGCGCTCGTGGCGAAGCAATGCGCGGAGCTCGCGATCTTGTCGGGCAACCGCCTGAAGCTCGGCGTCGGCACGGGCTGGAACTACGTGGAGTACGAGGCGCTCAACGAGAGCTTCGCCACGCGCGGCAAGCGCTTCGACGAGCAGGTGGAGTTGTTACGGAAGCTCTGGGCGACGCCGGTGCTCGACTATCAGGGCCGCTACCACCGCGTCGACCGCGCGGGAATTCTGCCGCTGCCGACGAAGCCGATCCCGATCTGGTTCGGCGGCTTCTCCGCTCCCGCGCTGAAGCGCGCCGCGCGCACCGGCGACGGTTTCCTGTTTGGCGCCGCGAACGCGACGATGCTGAACTTCAACACGCAGCTGCGCGCCGAGCTCGAGAAGACCGGGCGCGCGAAGGGCTTCGAGATCGACGCGATCGTCGGTTACGGCGACGGGCCCGACGGCTGGCGCAAGAGCGCGGAGACCTGGAAGGCCGCGGGCGCGACGCACTTCTCGATGCGCGCGATGAGCACCGGCGCCTCGCTGATCGGCGACAAGGATCCGGGCTTCACCTCGCCGCAGCAGCACATCGATGCGCTCGCGAAGTTCATGGCGGTGGTAAAGGACGTCTAG
- a CDS encoding PAS domain S-box protein — MKALRRLAPLLLDEPDQQRLAFNVRRICISNGLALLVWALVAAAVLQRPRNALLGGVAAAGLFGLAALARSRPIGAGAGVSAWIWTMGLLSQLAAGGMAAISTAPYLIAIASAGLLLGIRPAILTSLLTAVVSGGAALAGEAGMLSSLLPPTTRVGMWWFSLTGIVAMPILMSEVLTRMRATLHQVQGVERRYRLVAENSRDLIWLIENGELRYVSPASERLLGFTPEEQIARGVSRLFLTPDSAQIAQSAFARAVSDGERFIRYEAEHVRKDGSTVMCEVDVSLIRDSGGDVRAVLGVTRDISERRRAERDRELLSAELIQAQKMEVVGRFAACVAHDLNNQLTVILGSIEVMADLPQHLRAEAHKDIEEAAQSAAALTRQLQLFSRRGHRTPTRFDLNGMVRRLQRTLARILGVDIEVVVGLAPVPAVVFADEQQVEQALLNLVMNARDAMPAGGRLGIDVAAVESPSACWRLSVSDTGTGIDEASKPHVFEAFFTTKPPELGTGLGLSMVRRVVEESGGRVSFESALGKGTTFHVDLPRHLGSASEARDEEADDSSKGEQATVLVVDDSAEVRELLTRAISAAGHRVLQAASAAQAISQIRGDPLDLLVTDIAMPGTRGPQLAALLRSSRPRLRVLYVTGYASDDLELAKDPLSAVLWKPFGMKQLRNAVRRALDAAADERLE, encoded by the coding sequence GTGAAGGCGTTACGCCGGCTGGCGCCGCTGCTGCTCGACGAGCCCGACCAACAACGCCTCGCGTTCAACGTCCGTCGCATCTGCATCTCGAACGGCCTCGCGCTTCTGGTCTGGGCATTGGTCGCGGCTGCCGTGCTTCAGCGTCCCCGCAACGCGTTGCTCGGCGGCGTCGCTGCAGCGGGCTTGTTTGGCCTCGCTGCGCTCGCTCGCAGCCGGCCAATCGGCGCCGGCGCTGGCGTTTCCGCGTGGATCTGGACGATGGGTCTGCTCAGTCAGCTCGCCGCGGGCGGCATGGCGGCGATCTCGACGGCGCCGTACCTGATCGCGATCGCGTCTGCCGGGCTTCTACTCGGCATTCGCCCTGCGATCCTCACGAGTCTGCTCACGGCGGTCGTCAGCGGCGGCGCCGCCTTGGCGGGCGAAGCGGGCATGCTCTCGTCGCTTCTCCCGCCGACGACTCGAGTCGGCATGTGGTGGTTCTCGCTGACGGGGATCGTCGCGATGCCGATCCTGATGAGCGAGGTCCTGACGCGCATGCGCGCGACGTTGCACCAGGTGCAAGGCGTGGAGCGCCGCTATCGCCTCGTCGCGGAGAACTCGCGCGACTTGATCTGGCTGATCGAGAACGGAGAGCTTCGCTACGTGAGTCCCGCCTCGGAGCGATTGCTCGGATTCACGCCGGAAGAGCAGATCGCTCGCGGAGTGAGTCGACTCTTCCTGACTCCTGATTCCGCGCAGATCGCGCAGAGCGCGTTCGCACGCGCGGTTTCCGACGGTGAGCGCTTCATACGCTACGAGGCCGAGCACGTCCGGAAGGACGGCAGCACCGTGATGTGCGAGGTGGACGTCAGCTTGATTCGGGACTCGGGTGGTGACGTTCGTGCCGTGCTCGGAGTGACACGCGACATCAGTGAGCGGCGGCGGGCGGAGCGGGACCGCGAGTTGCTTTCCGCCGAGCTCATCCAAGCACAGAAGATGGAAGTCGTCGGACGCTTTGCGGCCTGCGTCGCGCACGATCTCAACAACCAGCTGACCGTGATTCTCGGCAGCATCGAGGTGATGGCGGATCTTCCCCAACACCTGCGCGCCGAGGCGCACAAGGACATCGAGGAGGCAGCGCAAAGCGCCGCCGCGCTCACGCGCCAGCTCCAGCTCTTCAGCCGGCGTGGCCACCGCACGCCGACTCGATTCGACTTGAACGGGATGGTCCGGCGCCTGCAGCGCACGCTCGCGCGCATCCTCGGAGTCGACATCGAGGTCGTGGTCGGCCTTGCGCCCGTTCCTGCGGTCGTGTTCGCCGACGAACAGCAAGTCGAACAGGCGTTGCTGAACCTCGTGATGAACGCGCGTGATGCGATGCCTGCGGGCGGGCGACTCGGGATCGACGTGGCGGCCGTCGAGAGCCCGAGTGCGTGCTGGCGACTGAGCGTCTCGGACACGGGCACGGGGATCGACGAAGCTTCCAAGCCGCACGTGTTCGAGGCGTTCTTCACGACGAAACCCCCCGAGCTCGGGACCGGCTTGGGTCTCTCGATGGTTCGACGGGTCGTGGAGGAGAGTGGCGGGCGAGTGAGTTTCGAGAGCGCGCTCGGAAAAGGGACGACGTTCCACGTCGATCTTCCGCGACACCTGGGATCGGCGTCGGAGGCGCGCGACGAAGAGGCGGACGATTCGTCGAAGGGCGAACAGGCGACGGTGCTCGTCGTCGACGACTCTGCGGAAGTGCGGGAGCTGCTCACCCGAGCGATCTCTGCTGCCGGCCATCGCGTGCTGCAAGCGGCGAGCGCGGCGCAGGCCATCTCGCAGATTCGGGGGGATCCCCTGGACCTGCTCGTCACCGACATCGCGATGCCGGGGACGCGGGGGCCCCAGTTGGCCGCGCTGCTCCGCAGCAGTCGCCCGCGGCTGCGCGTCCTCTACGTCACCGGATATGCGTCCGACGACCTCGAGCTCGCTAAGGATCCGCTCTCGGCAGTGCTTTGGAAGCCGTTCGGGATGAAGCAACTGCGCAATGCGGTGCGCCGGGCGCTCGACGCTGCGGCAGACGAGAGACTCGAATGA
- a CDS encoding phosphotransferase family protein, producing MSLPDELRAWIEAELRAPLASTERVGAGASRATWLVRTAQREVVLRLDTGDGPVAGTELSLAREAAAYRALRGARVRIPALIASRDDALLVERAGGSPELDALSSEQRAALMLDFAESLAELHLVDARKLELPGFARPRAPRDHALNELALWRRIFESRVKRPAPLARFAFAWLERNAPEASDTVLCHGDVGPGNFLHDGARVTALLDWEFAHVGDPMDDLGWLAFRGHHMQADIGDLGAQLARWSSRTGWPVSPARVAYYRAFVMLRWLVSCLAALDNGAKSLDRSVYFSLIALVDALLPRALAQLAGIALPAFAPAPAASDRDSAEAMDALVSDIATVLMPALTGEAQRRARGALLLAMHAAALARFGETANAAEREALRERSGRAPTSLTEGRLAVDALTAAAPASEDAAWLAWLARVGEARLVLWPMVANLAKRPLADIPVVTNP from the coding sequence ATGTCGCTGCCCGACGAGCTGCGAGCGTGGATCGAGGCCGAGCTGCGCGCGCCGCTCGCGAGCACGGAGCGCGTCGGCGCCGGCGCTTCGCGCGCGACGTGGCTCGTGCGCACCGCGCAGCGGGAGGTCGTGCTGCGCCTCGACACGGGCGACGGCCCCGTCGCGGGCACGGAGCTCTCGCTCGCGCGCGAAGCCGCGGCGTATCGCGCGCTGCGCGGCGCGCGCGTGCGCATCCCGGCGCTGATCGCATCGCGCGACGATGCGCTGCTCGTCGAGCGCGCGGGCGGCTCGCCCGAGCTCGATGCGCTCAGCTCCGAGCAGCGCGCGGCGCTGATGCTGGATTTCGCCGAGTCGCTCGCCGAGCTGCACCTCGTCGATGCCCGGAAGCTCGAGCTGCCGGGCTTCGCGCGCCCGCGTGCGCCACGAGATCACGCCCTGAACGAGCTTGCGCTCTGGCGTCGCATCTTCGAGTCGCGCGTGAAGCGGCCGGCGCCGCTCGCGCGCTTCGCGTTCGCGTGGCTGGAGCGCAATGCGCCCGAAGCGAGCGACACCGTCCTGTGTCACGGGGACGTGGGCCCCGGCAACTTCCTCCACGACGGCGCGCGCGTGACGGCCCTGCTCGACTGGGAGTTCGCGCACGTCGGCGACCCGATGGACGATCTCGGCTGGCTCGCCTTCCGCGGCCATCACATGCAGGCCGACATCGGCGATCTCGGCGCGCAGCTCGCGCGCTGGTCCTCGCGCACCGGGTGGCCGGTGAGTCCTGCGCGCGTCGCCTACTACCGCGCCTTCGTGATGCTGCGCTGGCTCGTCTCGTGTCTCGCGGCGCTCGACAACGGCGCGAAGTCCCTCGACCGCTCGGTGTACTTCTCACTCATCGCACTCGTCGACGCGCTGCTCCCTCGCGCACTCGCGCAGCTCGCGGGCATCGCGCTGCCGGCGTTCGCGCCGGCGCCTGCTGCGAGTGATCGCGACAGCGCGGAAGCGATGGACGCACTCGTGAGCGACATCGCGACGGTGCTCATGCCCGCGCTCACGGGCGAGGCGCAGCGCCGCGCGCGGGGCGCGTTGCTGCTCGCGATGCACGCCGCCGCGCTCGCGCGCTTCGGCGAGACCGCGAACGCTGCGGAGCGCGAGGCGCTGCGCGAGCGGTCGGGCCGCGCGCCGACCTCGCTCACGGAAGGGCGCCTCGCAGTCGACGCGCTCACTGCCGCCGCACCCGCGAGCGAAGACGCCGCGTGGCTCGCGTGGCTGGCGCGCGTGGGCGAAGCGCGCCTCGTGCTCTGGCCGATGGTCGCGAACCTCGCGAAGCGACCGCTCGCGGACATTCCAGTTGTGACGAACCCATAA
- a CDS encoding patatin-like phospholipase family protein — translation MPVEVAGATKRIGLALSGGGFRAAAFHLGVFRRLLALGLLWKLDRLSCVSGGSIAGAFLALHWGDAAALDELDEFLASESLAGKAFFFGLFDPLDSRLDKLAGMYDAHLFRKARLGALRAGPTLHLNATNLATGNRFAFVCGANRDSVMGDHETGYAAADDFSLARAVAASSAFPPVFAPMKIKHDVFSNAGFEFVSLTDGGVYDNLGVNPLLRWGTRSEEEKAKDLDYAIVSDAGKPFDLDETPTRFGSKTVFKSIDILMEQVRGMQFSRLRLQHAANGRPQPMWFSIDSNVDPSKKAHDADAIAASKIKTNLKKLSDADRALLARHGGNLVEARIRAWAPDLIR, via the coding sequence ATGCCCGTCGAGGTTGCCGGCGCCACGAAGAGGATCGGACTCGCGCTCTCCGGGGGCGGCTTTCGCGCGGCTGCGTTCCATCTGGGCGTGTTCCGAAGGCTGCTCGCGCTCGGCCTGCTCTGGAAGCTGGATCGCCTCAGCTGCGTGAGCGGGGGCAGCATCGCCGGCGCATTCCTCGCCCTTCACTGGGGCGACGCCGCGGCTCTCGACGAGCTCGACGAGTTTCTCGCGTCCGAGTCGCTCGCAGGGAAGGCGTTCTTCTTCGGGCTGTTCGATCCACTTGATTCGCGGCTCGACAAGCTCGCCGGCATGTACGACGCGCATCTGTTCCGCAAGGCGAGACTCGGAGCGCTTCGCGCCGGGCCGACGCTTCACCTCAACGCGACGAACCTCGCCACCGGTAATCGCTTCGCCTTCGTGTGCGGGGCGAACCGCGATTCGGTGATGGGCGATCACGAGACCGGCTACGCAGCAGCCGACGACTTCTCGCTGGCGCGCGCCGTCGCGGCCTCGTCCGCGTTCCCCCCGGTATTCGCACCGATGAAGATCAAGCACGACGTGTTCTCGAATGCGGGTTTCGAGTTCGTCTCGCTCACGGATGGCGGCGTTTACGACAACCTCGGCGTCAACCCGTTGTTGCGATGGGGAACCAGGAGCGAAGAGGAGAAAGCCAAGGATCTCGACTACGCGATCGTGAGCGATGCCGGGAAGCCGTTCGACCTGGACGAGACGCCGACGCGCTTCGGCTCGAAGACGGTGTTCAAGTCGATCGACATCCTGATGGAACAGGTGCGCGGGATGCAGTTCAGCCGGCTACGCCTGCAGCACGCGGCGAACGGAAGGCCGCAGCCGATGTGGTTTTCGATCGACAGCAACGTGGACCCGAGCAAGAAGGCACATGACGCCGACGCGATTGCGGCCTCCAAGATCAAGACCAACTTGAAGAAGCTCTCGGACGCGGATCGAGCCTTGCTTGCGCGCCACGGCGGCAACCTCGTCGAAGCGCGCATTCGCGCATGGGCGCCTGATCTCATCCGCTGA